GCTCTGCACCTTGCCCGTCCCCGCCGTCACGCCGGGGATCAGGTTGTTGTCGCCGAAGAAGCCCGCCACGAAACGGGTGCGCGGCTTGAAATAAAGTTCCTTGGGCGAGCCGATCTGCTCGATGCTGCCCTGGCTCATCACCACGATGCGGTCGGACATAGCGATCGCCTCATCCTGATCATGCGTGACGAAGACGAAGGTCGTCTCGATGCGGCGCTGTATCTGCTTGAGGAAGAGCTGCATCTGCCGGCGCAACGTGGCATCGAGCGCCGCCAGGGGCTCGTCGAGCAGGATCACCTTGGGTTCGCAGACGATCGCCCGCGCCAGCGCCACGCGCTGCTTCTGGCCGCCCGAAAGCTGTGCCGGATAGCGGTCGCGCAAGGCGGATAAGCCAACGATCTCGAGCGTATCGTCGATGAGCCTGGCGGTCTTGGCGCCATTGCGGCGCTGGACCAGCGGCCCGTAGCCGGCATTCTCCAGCACTGTCATATGCGGGAAGAGCGCATAATCCTGGAACACCGTGTTGAACGGCCGCCGGTTGGCGGCGAGCCTGGTGATGTCTTCACCTTCGAACAGGATCCGGCCGCTCGACGCCTCGGTGAAGCCGCCCATCAACCTCAGCACTGTGGTCTTGCCGGAGCCCGAGGGTCCCAGGAGCGTCAGGAATTCGCCATTCGCCACGGCGAGCGACAGAGGATGCAGCACCTCTATCGGCCCATAGCGTTTCGCGACGTCTCTGAGTTCGAGCCCCATTCTTCACCCTGATCAGGCGACAGTATAACGCCTCACCACGTCCCAATCGACCTCGACGCCGAGGCCTGGCTTGGTCGGCAGCGCGATGGTACCGTCGGACGCCAGAACCAACTCCTCCTGCGCCAGCTCGCGGCGCAGCCGCTCATGGCAGAGCTGCGGCGGCAGATATTCGATGAAGGCGCAATGATCGGTGACGAAGGCCAGATGCGCGGTGGCCGAGATCGAGATCCCGGTCTTCCAGCAATGCGGGACGATGGTGCGCCCGCGCGCCTTCGCCATGTCGCAGACGATCTTCGCCTCGCCGATGCCGCCAACGCGCCCGACATCGGGCTGCGCCACCTGCACCTTGCCGATGTCGAGAAGCTCCTCGAATTCGAAGCGGGTGGCCAGCCACTCTCCGAAAGCAAGCGGCATCGGCGCCTTCTCGGCGAGCTTCGCCATCTCCTTGACATTGTCGGACCATAGCGGCGTTTCGAGGAAATAGGGCTTGAATTCGGCCCAGTCCTTGACGACGGAAT
This genomic stretch from Nordella sp. HKS 07 harbors:
- a CDS encoding ABC transporter ATP-binding protein; the encoded protein is MGLELRDVAKRYGPIEVLHPLSLAVANGEFLTLLGPSGSGKTTVLRLMGGFTEASSGRILFEGEDITRLAANRRPFNTVFQDYALFPHMTVLENAGYGPLVQRRNGAKTARLIDDTLEIVGLSALRDRYPAQLSGGQKQRVALARAIVCEPKVILLDEPLAALDATLRRQMQLFLKQIQRRIETTFVFVTHDQDEAIAMSDRIVVMSQGSIEQIGSPKELYFKPRTRFVAGFFGDNNLIPGVTAGTGKVQSAIGELPCTDMSGIRTGQDVLLCIRPESLKLGQGMATIQAEVEEAIFGGAMTKLILHATADPSVKLDLRLSGGRGAVTPNPGDVVSVTYDPADAVMVTRS